A region of the Cucurbita pepo subsp. pepo cultivar mu-cu-16 chromosome LG14, ASM280686v2, whole genome shotgun sequence genome:
TCTTCTTGAACAAACCTTGTCAATTTTGAGGACACCCAGAAGCTGATCTCGGCGCTCCAATGACATATGGGGCTCAATCTGATCTATCACTCCCATCATTGTTGCAGTTGCCAAGATAGATGGAAGATAACCAACAAATCTTGAATCTAAAGAAAATCCAAGAGAAGTTTCAAGTCATGACACGAGAATTCAAGAAAAGAGAccaaattttatcattttccgCTTCATTTGTACGTGTAATGCACAAAGTCTTATCTGCATTAGAGTGATTGTAAGTTCTAACCTGAGAGTTGAGAGATGAGAAGATGCTCAGAACGCCTGAAGAACTCTAAGTGAAGATTGGACTTTAACCCAAGCCTCCTTACAATGTGatcaagaaaagaatatgGAGTCACCAAATGCATTCTCCATTGAAGAGTTGAGAGCACTAGAAGCTCCATTCTCTGAATGGTTTTGGCCTCAAACACATATTTGGCATCCTCTACCTGAAACATTAAAACAAACACGTTATCTGCAAGAACAAAGTTTAATAATCCAAACCATTAGAACACGGTTTCAAATGGAGGGTATTGCATATTCTGAACATACTTGAAGGTCCAGCAGAAGTGGAACTTCAATCTCCTCCACTTTACTCGCCAAGGAGAGGCAAGTGACAGCCACAAGCTGGCTCATCCACGGCTTGTCACTCTTAAAATGGAGGCTCAAGAGGAACCTGTCGAAATAAGCAACGGCCAAAATGGCAGTGAGAGTTGAGAACCCATAATGGGATTGGACTTTGAGTATCCACTCCACAGCTGAAGAACGAGCAGCAGAGACAGAAGGATCCTTCAACAGAACTTCAAGCTCGAGATTGCTCTGTTTCAGCTGCTCTGTTTCCTTAGACAACATGGAGAGAAGCCGTTCATCTTCCCCAGAGAGATCTTCCTCCAAAAAtcccaaagaaaaaagatgggTCTGATGGGTATGTTCTACCTCAGCCTtatcttcctcctcctccccccATTTCTCCTCACAGAACAAAGAATCTAGCGGAAACAAATGGGTTTGGCCTTCATCATCAGCTTGTTCATACCGATGTATTGCCATCGAATGAAAGCTTTGATTAGAGAACTCaataaaggaagaagaagcagcagcagctcaAATGGCCGTCCATGTCCGTCGGAAGTCGGAACTGTGCAGATGAATGAAGGAGCAGAGGAAAAAgcttaagagagagagagagagagagagagagagaaaggaacgaTGGGTTGTTCTGGTTCTGGTGGAGAGTGTCTTTATGTTTTATATGCATTGGGGTTTGGAAATCTTTGTGCTTTCGGTGTGTCCCGTTGGCGGGCAGAAACGCAACGGCACACACACCAAGCCGGACCCCATGAAAACAACCTCATAagaaatctaaataaatggCAATGCCCAATTCACTGCGttgtaagagagagaaagagaaagtctGTCTTCTAGGGttttactttcaaatttaaaaacccctctttttcttttccctttttcttttccctctctcttcATTTGGGTTTTATTATGCCCAATTCactccatttttctttcttaaaagttttatataCTATGTgcaatctaaatttaaaatctaaaaaaaaaaaaaaaaaccccactCCCCCACTCTGACTTAAGTATACTTTATATAGCAGACATATGCTagaatttgaacatttgacttatacaaaattattagGTATACTCTTTAGAAAGATTAGTAAGCtatattgatttattgatttatgCTCGAATCAACAAATAAGTTAGATTATACTATATAGATCCATGAAGATAAATGAATTTTGCAAATTACTCAAAACTTTTctataattctattttctttgattaaatttaaactatatCATGCATGAAACCACGagcta
Encoded here:
- the LOC111810638 gene encoding cyclin-D3-3-like; protein product: MAIHRYEQADDEGQTHLFPLDSLFCEEKWGEEEEDKAEVEHTHQTHLFSLGFLEEDLSGEDERLLSMLSKETEQLKQSNLELEVLLKDPSVSAARSSAVEWILKVQSHYGFSTLTAILAVAYFDRFLLSLHFKSDKPWMSQLVAVTCLSLASKVEEIEVPLLLDLQVEDAKYVFEAKTIQRMELLVLSTLQWRMHLVTPYSFLDHIVRRLGLKSNLHLEFFRRSEHLLISQLSDSRFVGYLPSILATATMMGVIDQIEPHMSLERRDQLLGVLKIDKEKVQCCYNLVKEHSKAYGNGNGIYHPNTPHKRKHEQQAPDSPSGVIDAGFTSDSSDDSWALKAASVCSSPEPSFKKSKTEEPKMKFHSLNRPFLDIVGSPS